DNA sequence from the Flavobacterium lipolyticum genome:
AGCCCGAAACTAAATGTCTTCGGGCTTTTATATATCTAAAAATATATTTCTAAGATTGAAATAAGCCACGAAGAAGCACTGCACCAAAATTGTTTGATGTGAAGCTCTGAGATGTAGATGTAAATACAAACATTTTTTCTTCGTTTTTAAAGGGTTATTATTTTTTTCGTCTGCAAATATTCAGAATACTTTTTCGATTTTCCAAATTTATTTTAAGAAAAATCAGTACAAAAAAAATATTTATATTATTCCTAAAGCCAAAAAATAGACTACAGAACTCAAAATCAAAAAGATAGAAATCGTATTTTAAGAATATTTTTCTTGATATTTTTTTACTTAACCGCAAAGAACGCAAAGAAAAAAACGCAACGTTCGCAAAGCTACAAAACTAAATCGTTGCGAACTTTGCGAAAATCGTTGCGTGCCTCGCGGTTAAAATTCTGCATAAAAAAAGTCCTGATTTCTCAGGACTTTACTATTTTTTTTGTTTGGTTATGTTTTTTGTTACTCTGTAACTTTGCTTTTAACAACTAGTCTGAAACCTTCACCGTGAATGTTTAGAATTTCAACATCTTCGTCAGCTTTTAGGTATTTTCTAAGTTTGGCGATGTAAACGTCCATACTTCTGGATGTAAAATAGTTATCGTCTCTCCAGATTTTAGTCAAAGCTAATTCTCTTGGCATTAAGTCATTTTCATGAAGAATCAACATTTTAAGCAATTCGTTCTCTTTTGGAGACAATTTAATTGGCTCTTCATCCTGGAAAGTCAGGAATCTTAGTTTTGAATTTAAATGAAATTTACCAATATTGAATTCGAACTGTACCTGTTCTGCTTTTGTATCAGCCGATTTTCTTTGAATGATCGCTTTAATTTTCATCAATAAAACTTCTGAATCAAAAGGCTTATTCAAATAATCATCAGCACCGGCTTTGTACCCTTTCAATACATCTTCTTTCATAGACTTAGCTGTTAAGAAGATAATCGGCACTTCGCTGTTCTTTTCTCTAATCTCCTTGGCTAAAGTATAACCATCTTTATAAGGCATCATCACATCAAGAATACACAAATCATATACATCCTTCTTGAATTTTTCGAAACCTTCCATACCGTTTTTAGCTAAAGTAACTTCAAAGTCATTTAACATTAGATAATCTTTAAGAACTGCCCCAAAATTAAGGTCATCTTCTACTAAAAGTATTCTTTTGTTATTATTTTCCATATTTTAATTTATTAATGGTATTTTTATTATAAAGGTGCTACCTTTTCCTTTCTCGCTTTCAACATATACTTGACCATTATGGTCCTCTACTATTCTTTTCACATAAGCCAGACCTAGCCCGTGTCCTTTTACATTATGTAAATCTCCTGTATGTTCTCTATAAAATTTCTCAAAAACTCGTTTTTGAGCTACCTTACTCATACCAAGACCATTA
Encoded proteins:
- a CDS encoding response regulator transcription factor, which codes for MENNNKRILLVEDDLNFGAVLKDYLMLNDFEVTLAKNGMEGFEKFKKDVYDLCILDVMMPYKDGYTLAKEIREKNSEVPIIFLTAKSMKEDVLKGYKAGADDYLNKPFDSEVLLMKIKAIIQRKSADTKAEQVQFEFNIGKFHLNSKLRFLTFQDEEPIKLSPKENELLKMLILHENDLMPRELALTKIWRDDNYFTSRSMDVYIAKLRKYLKADEDVEILNIHGEGFRLVVKSKVTE